From the Exiguobacterium marinum DSM 16307 genome, the window TAGATCGGTGACGATTTGGCGTTCGGTCAAATCGAAGGCATCGACGAGCTTTACAATGGAACCGAGCAATTCAAGACTCTTTAACAACTTTTGATCAAACCACTTCGGAAATGCTTCGATATGTTGTTCTAATACTCGTTTTGATTTAAATGATGTGACGAGAGCAAGGGCGAGACGGTCTTCGTTGTTTAGCCCTTTAAAATCGTTTGTAGTGATTAAATGGAACGTGTGGTCGCTCTTGTTGTTATGATCGATATACTCTCCGACATAAGCGAGGCGACAGGCCCCTTCAAGAAGCCCTGGTTCGAACGGTTTCGGTTTAATCACTTTTTCTTCAATCAATCCGGTATACAACTGACGGGCCAAGCGAATCAAGTGTTGATGGCGGGTGGGGTTCACATCATATTGTTTTTCAAAATGTCGGAAGCTCTCTTCTTTGACGTCGGCGAAACGGACTTTGTCGTGCTCATGTAAATAGTTTTCATAGAAGAGGCCTTCACGAAGCCCATTGTTACTCATCGTAAATTCAGGAACTTTCAAATATTTTGCTAGTTCTCCGATTGCTGTGACAGCAGGTGCGATGATGTCGACGCGGTCTTTAGAGAGTCCGTCCAAGCGTCCGAGTTGCTTACTCGACATTCCGACGAGCTCGTCTACAACTTCCTCAAGTTGATCAGCAGAGATTGTATATTGATGAATTCCTTCAAGTGGAAAGTTAGATAGGGTCTGTTCAACACGAACTAAGTTTCGAGCTGTCCCACCAACACCGACAAGTGGGACGCCATGAGGTTCCAACCATTCAATTTCTTTGAATGCTTTCTTCAAGTATGAAATCAATGCCTTACGTTCGTCTTTCGTCATTGTATCGTCTTTCATAAACTCTTTTGTCAATGTGACGGCACCGAACGGGAAGCTGTGATAAAAGACGAGCTCTCGGTTCTGAAAATAGGTGACTTCCATTGATCCTCCGCCAATATCGACCGAATAGCCATCTTCAACATAGGTCGAATTGACAATGGCTGAGTATCCGTAATACGCTTCTTCATAATCACTTAACAAACGGATGGTCATGTCAGTAGATAGCTTTACTTGTTGTAAAATTTCATCCGAATTATTAGCGTTCCGAATGGCAGCCGTCGCCACAGGGAGTACATCGGTAACGGTGTGATAATCGTTTAATTCCTTAAAATGACGTAATGTATCGATGAGCGCAGCGATTCCTTCATCTGTCATTTCATTCGAATCACTAATATGGCTAGATAAACGAGCGACCTCTTTTACGTTCAAACGCTCAAAGTATTGTCCTTCCTCGTTGACTTCAAAAATGACGTTCCGGATCGAGTTGGACCCGATATCAATGACTGCAAGTTTCTTTTCCATAAAACCATCCCCTTCATACTAATAGTGTAATCGACAAGCTTTTGAACGAACATATGATTTACGTGAATTTTAACATTTCGCTGAGGGGGAAACCGGTCTTGCTTGAAGACATGTCTAATATTTTGTATAATACAAACGCCTAGGAAGTAGAAATGATTACGATTTATCAAATGAGAGAAGGGATTAGATGACAAAATCCGTCGTCAAATTAAACGATGTGTCTTATTTCTATGATGGGACACCGGCCTTACAACACGTATCGATTGATATTCGACAAGGGGACTTTGTCGCAATCGTTGGAGAAAACGGTTCTGGGAAGTCGACCTTGATTCGAACCATTCTTGGTTTACTAAACCCACAACAAGGGTCTGTCGAACTTTTTGG encodes:
- a CDS encoding Ppx/GppA family phosphatase, which codes for MEKKLAVIDIGSNSIRNVIFEVNEEGQYFERLNVKEVARLSSHISDSNEMTDEGIAALIDTLRHFKELNDYHTVTDVLPVATAAIRNANNSDEILQQVKLSTDMTIRLLSDYEEAYYGYSAIVNSTYVEDGYSVDIGGGSMEVTYFQNRELVFYHSFPFGAVTLTKEFMKDDTMTKDERKALISYLKKAFKEIEWLEPHGVPLVGVGGTARNLVRVEQTLSNFPLEGIHQYTISADQLEEVVDELVGMSSKQLGRLDGLSKDRVDIIAPAVTAIGELAKYLKVPEFTMSNNGLREGLFYENYLHEHDKVRFADVKEESFRHFEKQYDVNPTRHQHLIRLARQLYTGLIEEKVIKPKPFEPGLLEGACRLAYVGEYIDHNNKSDHTFHLITTNDFKGLNNEDRLALALVTSFKSKRVLEQHIEAFPKWFDQKLLKSLELLGSIVKLVDAFDLTERQIVTDLHVSRSKDGLILSLETNGSARFELQRSTRHKKHLERAIDQSIEIVISEEE